In Procambarus clarkii isolate CNS0578487 chromosome 74, FALCON_Pclarkii_2.0, whole genome shotgun sequence, one DNA window encodes the following:
- the LOC138356794 gene encoding cytadherence high molecular weight protein 3-like — protein MSVKELRFLLRPVVGLSVEIVLLIVVVGAAVVVVEAAVVVVEAAVVVVEAAVVVVEAAVVVVEAAVVVVEAAVVVVETSVVVVEAAVVVVEAAVVVVEAAVVVVETSVVVVEAAVVVVEAAVVVVEAAVVVSEAAAVVLTVAVVVLEPTAVVLEAAAVVLETPAVVLEATAVVWEPTVVVLEAAAVVWEPAAVVLEAAVVVLETPAVVLEAAAVVWEPTAVVLEEVAVVLETAVVLCPEIVVFDPMAVVFDPEAVVFDPAVVFDPEAVVFDPAVVFDPEAVVFDPAVVFDPEAVVFDPAVVFDPEAVVFDPAVLLYLILRL, from the exons ATGTCTGTTAAAGAACTGCGCTTCCTTCTTCGTCCAGTTGTTGGGCTAAGCGTAGAAATAGTACTGTTAA TTGTAGTGGTGGGAGCAGCAGTTGTAGTGGTTGAAGCAGCTGTTGTAGTGGTGGAAGCAGCTGTTGTAGTGGTTGAAGCAGCTGTTGTAGTGGTGGAAGCAGCTGTTGTAGTGGTTGAAGCAGCTGTTGTAGTGGTTGAAGCAGCTGTTGTAGTGGTTGAAACATCAGTTGTAGTGGTTGAAGCAGCTGTTGTAGTGGTTGAAGCGGCTGTTGTAGTGGTTGAAGCAGCTGTTGTAGTGGTTGAAACATCAGTTGTAGTGGTTGAAGCAGCTGTTGTAGTGGTTGAAGCAGCTGTTGTAGTGGTTGAAGCAGCAGTTGTAGTGTcggaagcagcagcagtagtgctgACAGTAGCAGTTGTAGTGTTGGAACCAACAGCTGTAGTGTTGGAAGCAGCAGCTGTAGTGTTGGAAACACCAGCTGTAGTGTTGGAAGCAACAGCTGTAGTTTGGGAACCAacagttgtagtgttggaagCAGCAGCTGTAGTTTGGGAACCAGCAGCTGTAGTGTTGGAAGCAGCAGTTGTAGTGTTGGAAACACCAGCTGTAGTGTTGGAAGCAGCAGCTGTAGTTTGGGAACCAACAGCTGTAGTGTTGGAAGAAGTAGCTGTAGTGTTGGAAACAGCAGTTGTGCTTTGTCCCGAAATCGTCGTGTTTGATCCAATGGCTGTTGTATTTGATCCTGAGGCTGTAGTATTCGACCCAGCTGTTGTATTTGATCCTGAGGCTGTAGTATTCGACCCAGCTGTTGTATTTGATCCTGAGGCTGTAGTATTCGACCCAGCTGTTGTATTTGATCCTGAGGCTGTAGTATTCGACCCAGCTGTTGTATTTGATCCTGAGGCTGTAGTATTCGACCCAGCTGTT CTGTTGTATTTGATCCTGAGGCTGTAG
- the LOC138356795 gene encoding autotransporter adhesin BpaC-like, with the protein MLIASTNVALTTANITGLNTLLPLLISAEATLLQILVTVVGNPSTVDPSLLQAVQSTLNSVNVTLTAAQALRASTTSEFNTVQQSITQLGGTTVALPTAPPTITVPPNLTVTSTSSSATITTTLGNITNSTASNTTPNATTFANATDSTTSANATTTSANATTTSANATTTSANATTTSANATISTTSANATNSTTSVNTTASTSLDNTTTTAVNITLSGLYSQLSQLQNSLNATDSTISALQALQDQLNNILIIINTTLNGRRRKRSVYDDVLAIQTLVANATNALEQGNVTALNSLIPQLIAAKATLTQLTELISSNTSVVNTTLQAEVQAALSSVDAALAAAQTERNKIVSDINAVQQAIVQQGGTTVTVPSAQTQDASATTVTSSTSSTNSSATTISGVAADNTTTAADNATSAAGSTITAAGNATTAADNATTAAGNTSTAAGNATTSAGNAITAADNATTAADNTTTAAGSTTTAAGNGTTAAGNAITAADNATTAADNTTTTTADTATTTTADTATTTTADTATTTTADTATTTTADTATTTTADTATTTTTDTATTTTANTTNSNASAAALTSQLTQLQSELNATNSATLALQEANNTLTTLASAVQAALPARRKRSAADDILALQSIADQISKAISSGNFTGLPTLVEQLKAAAATLTQLTQAIQNGSVTVDASLQASVVGAIASVNTAASTAAQATSDTTVAATDTTVAASDTTVAATDSTVAATDTTVAATDTTVAATDTTVAATDTTAAATDTTVAATDTTAASG; encoded by the exons ATGCTTATCGCCTCCACCAACGTAGCGTTAACAACGGCAAATATTACCGGTTTGAATACCCTGTTACCGTTACTGATATCTGCGGAAGCAACACTGCTCCAGATACTAGTGACGGTAGTTGGCAATCCATCAACAGTTGATCCGAGCCTTCTGCAGGCCGTGCAGTCGACTCTCAACAGCGTCAATGTTACTTTAACCGCTGCCCAAGCTTTGCGTGCCAGTACAACCAGTGAATTTAATACGGTTCAGCAGAGCATCACCCAGCTCGGTGGAACCACAGTGGCCTTACCCACTGCTCCTCCGACCATCACAGTTCCCCCCAACCTGACCGTCACTAGCACCTCAAGTTCCGCAACGATTACAACAACCCTTGGCAATATAACGAATTCAACAGCCTCAAATACAACACCGAATGCAACAACATTTGCTAATGCTACCGATTCGACGACTTCCGCTAATGCTACTACGACTTCCGCTAATGCTACGACGACTTCCGCTAATGCTACGACGACTTCCGCTAATGCTACGACGACTTCCGCTAATGCTACAATTTCAACCACCTCTGCTAATGCTACAAATTCAACGACCTCCGTTAATACTACAGCTTCAACATCCCTGGacaatactactactactgcagTAAACATTACACTTTCTGGGCTCTATTCACAACTCAGTCAGCTTCAAAATTCCCTAAACGCCACAGATAGTACGATTTCGGCTCTACAAGCTCTTCAAGATcaacttaataatatattaataataattaacaccaCTTTAAATGGACGCCGGAGAAAACGCAGCGTCTATGATGACGTCTTGGCGATCCAAACTCTCGTTGCCAACGCCACTAACGCCCTGGAACAAGGAAATGTTACCGCTTTAAATAGTTTAATTCCACAACTTATTGCCGCGAAGGCTACGTTAACCCAATTAACAGAACTGATATCAAGCAATACTTCAGTAGTCAATACAACCCTTCAAGCTGAGGTGCAGGCAGCGTTGAGCAGCGTCGACGCTGCCTTAGCCGCCGCACAAACTGAGAGAAACAAAATAGTGAGTGATATAAACGCCGTTCAGCAAGCCATCGTCCAGCAGGGCGGGACCACCGTCACTGTCCCCTCCGCCCAGACACAGGACGCCTCCGCCACCACAGTCACTTCATCCACAAGTTCCACAAACAGTTCAGCGACAACAATTTCAGGCGTTGCTGCAGACAACACGACAACTGCAGCAGACAACGCGACATCTGCAGCAGGCAGCACGATAACTGCAGCAGGCAACGCGACCACTGCAGCAGACAACGCGACAACTGCAGCAGGCAACACGTCAACTGCAGCAGGCAACGCGACAACTTCAGCAGGCAACGCGATAACTGCAGCAGACAACGCGACAACTGCAGCAGACAACACGACAACTGCAGCAGGCAGCACGACAACTGCAGCAGGCAACGGGACCACTGCAGCAGGCAACGCGATAACTGCAGCAGACAACGCGACAACTGCAGcagacaacacaacaacaactacagcagATACTGCAACAACAACTACAGCAGATACTGCAACAACAACTACAGCAGATACTGCAACAACAACTACAGCAGATACTGCAACAACAACTACAGCAGACACTGCAACAACAACTACAGCAGACActgcaacaacaactacaacagacACTGCAACAACAACTACAGCAAACACTACCAACAGTAATGCATCAGCAGCTGCCCTCACTTCACAACTCACCCAACTACAATCCGAATTAAATGCCACAAATAGCGCGACTCTGGCACTTCAAGAGGCTAACAATACCCTCACCACTCTTGCAAGCGCAGTTCAGGCAGCACTTCCAGCGAGGAGGAAACGCAGCGCCGCGGACGACATCCTGGCCTTACAATCCATCGCAGATCAAATTTCAAAAGCCATTTCTTCGGGAAACTTCACCGGTCTCCCTACTCTGGTTGAGCAGCTTAAAGCGGCGGCGGCCACTCTGACGCAACTTACCCAAGCGATTCAAAATGGGTCTGTGACAGTGGATGCTTCCCTTCAAGCCTCCGTGGTGGGCGCCATTGCCTCAGTGAACACCGCCGCCAGCACCGCCGCTCAGGCCA catcagacactactgttgcagcaacagacactactgttgcagcatcagacactactgttgcagcaaCAGACTCTACTGTTGCAGCAAcagacactactgttgcagcaaCAGACACCACTGTTGCAGCAAcagacactactgttgcagcaaCAGACACTACTGCTGCAGCAAcagacactactgttgcagcaaCAGACACTACTGCTGCCAGCGGCTAG
- the LOC138356797 gene encoding uncharacterized protein → MIDVPVVVVAMIGIPVVVVAMIVIHADVVAMIVIPAVVVAMIVIPAVVVDMIGIPAVVVAMIVIPAVVVDMIVIPADVVAMIVIPAVVVALIVISDVVVALIVIPYVLVGMIVTSVIVVALIVIVAMIAIPDVVGAMIVIPTVVVVMIVISAVVGAMIVIPAVAGAMMSAVVVVMIVISAVVVAMIVILAVAVDIIDICYVVAIIVIAAVVVAMIVIPAVVVIMIVIAAAVIVVT, encoded by the exons ATGATTGATGTACctgttgttgtagtggccatgattggtatacctgttgttgtagtggccatGATTGTTATACATGCTGATGTTGTGGCCATGATTGTTATACCTGCTGTTGTAGTGGCCATGATTGTTATACCTGCTGTTGTAGTGGATATGATTGGTATACCTGCTGTTGTGGTGGCCATGATTGTTATACCTGCTGTTGTAGTGGACATGATTGTTATACCTGCTGATGTTGTGGCCATGATTGTTATACCTGCAGTTGTAGTGGCCCTGATTGTTATATCTGATGTTGTAGTGGCCTTGATTGTTATACCTTATGTTCTAGTGGGAATGATTGTTACATCAGTTATTGTAGTTGCCTTGATCGTTATAGTTGCCATGATTGCTATACCTGATGTTGTAGGGGCCATGATTGTTATACCTACTGTTGTAGTGGTCATGATTGTTATATCTGCTGTTGTAGGGGCCATGATTGTTATACCTGCTGTTGCAGGGGCCATGATGTCTGCTGTTGTAGTGGTCATGATTGTTATATCTGCTGTTGTAGTGGCCATGATTGTTATACTTGCTGTTGCAGTGGACATAATTGATATCTGCT ATGTTGTGGCAATTATTGTTATAGCTGCTGTTGTAGTGGCCATGATTGTTATACCTGCTGTTGTAGTGATCATGATTGTTATagctgctgctgttattgttgtAACCTAG